In Cucurbita pepo subsp. pepo cultivar mu-cu-16 chromosome LG04, ASM280686v2, whole genome shotgun sequence, the following are encoded in one genomic region:
- the LOC111793679 gene encoding classical arabinogalactan protein 9-like isoform X1, whose product MMDPQALLSFTFIFIAFAAAGAQSPSTPPTATPPPVSSPPPPTPPPVSAPPPATPPPVSAPPPATPPPAPLASPPAAVPAPAPSKKKSKAASAPSPLSSPPAPSAEAPSPTSSDSPTPSQNDNSGAEETMVGRMAMIGMGYVFMMVLG is encoded by the exons ATGATGGATCCTCAAGCTTTGTTGTCTTTCACTTTCATCTTCATTGCCTTCGCCGCCGCCGGAGCTCAGTCCCCTTCCACTCCTCCCACCGCCACTCCTCCGCCTGTTTCATCTCCCCCTCCACCCACTCCCCCTCCCGTGTCAGCTCCTCCTCCAGCCACTCCCCCTCCTGTGTCAGCTCCTCCTCCGGCAACCCCACCACCTGCGCCGTTGGCATCCCCACCAGCAGCAGTCCCGGCCCCGGCACCCAGTAAGAAGAAGTCAAAGGCAGCTTCAGCACCATCGCCCCTGTCGAGTCCACCCGCGCCATCAGCTGAGGCCCCATCACCCACCAGCTCTGATTCTCCCACCCCATCTCAAAACGACAAt AGCGGAGCGGAGGAGACGATGGTGGGGAGGATGGCGATGATTGGAATGGGATATGTATTTATGATGGTGTTAGGGTGA
- the LOC111793679 gene encoding classical arabinogalactan protein 9-like isoform X2 → MMDPQALLSFTFIFIAFAAAGAQSPSTPPTATPPPVSSPPPPTPPPVSAPPPATPPPVSAPPPATPPPAPLASPPAAVPAPAPSKKKSKAASAPSPLSSPPAPSAEAPSPTSSDSPTPSQNDNKGG, encoded by the exons ATGATGGATCCTCAAGCTTTGTTGTCTTTCACTTTCATCTTCATTGCCTTCGCCGCCGCCGGAGCTCAGTCCCCTTCCACTCCTCCCACCGCCACTCCTCCGCCTGTTTCATCTCCCCCTCCACCCACTCCCCCTCCCGTGTCAGCTCCTCCTCCAGCCACTCCCCCTCCTGTGTCAGCTCCTCCTCCGGCAACCCCACCACCTGCGCCGTTGGCATCCCCACCAGCAGCAGTCCCGGCCCCGGCACCCAGTAAGAAGAAGTCAAAGGCAGCTTCAGCACCATCGCCCCTGTCGAGTCCACCCGCGCCATCAGCTGAGGCCCCATCACCCACCAGCTCTGATTCTCCCACCCCATCTCAAAACGACAAt AAGGGCGGTTGA
- the LOC111792815 gene encoding phenylalanine--tRNA ligase beta subunit, cytoplasmic-like, producing the protein MPTVSVGRDRLFAALGRTYSQEEFEELCFRFGIELDDVTTEKAIIRKEKHLEEEADEDEEVIYKIEVPANRYDLLCLEGLAQALRIFNKQEATPSYKLTNITKESMHKMHVKPETSSIRPYVVCAVLRDITFDEASYNSFIDLQDKLHQNICRRRTLVAIGTHDLDTLEGPFTYEALPPTAINFVPLKQTKSFRADELMEFYKSDLKLKKFLHIIEKSPVFPVLFDRNRTVLSLPPIINGAHSAITLKTKNVFIECTATDLTKANIVLNTMVTIFSALCKKKFEIEPVEVVYSDGKSSIYPELSLYNMEVSLSYITNCIGVSLEAEEVTSLLNRMQLHAKQSMSGDKSSITISVPPTRSDVLHACDVMEDVAIAYGFNNIPKSKPASLQPLPLNEFSDLIRAEIAMTGFTEVLTWILCSYKENFSMLKREDDKSTAVIIGNPRSTDFEVVRTSLMPGLLKTVGHNKDHPKPIKIFEVGDVSLLDNAKDVGARNHRHLAALYCSANSGFELIHGLVDRIMEVIGAPFVSVGVETGYYIKCSDNPEFLTGRQAHXIVILLLYIAVPILGLRTLQXHPEVLNNFDIPDPCSFVELSIESFL; encoded by the exons ATGCCGACCGTAAGCGTCGGAAGAGATCGTCTATTTGCTGCCCTCGGAAGAACTTATT cGCAGGAAGAGTTCGAAGAGCTGTGCTTTAGGTTTGGAATTGAGCTTGATGATGTt ACGACAGAGAAGGCGATTATTAGGAAAGAGAAGCatttggaagaagaagctgatgaagatgaagaagtcaTCTACAAGATTGAAGTCCCCGCAAACAG ATACGATTTGCTCTGTCTTGAAGGGCTTGCTCAAGCACTGCGCATTTTTAATAAGCAGGAGGCGACACCCAGCtataaattaaccaatatAACCAAGGAATCTATGCACAAAATGCATGTAAAACCTGAG ACTTCCTCGATTCGTCCTTACGTGGTTTGTGCTGTTTTGAGAGACATAACTTTTGATGAAGCAAGTTATAATAGTTTTATTGATCTGCAAGACAAACTTCATCAGAACATATGTCG acgGAGAACCCTCGTTGCCATTGGAACTCATGATCTGGATACACTTGAAGGCCCTTTCACCTATGAG GCTTTGCCACCAACAGCTATAAACTTTGTGCCACTGAAACAG ACGAAGAGTTTCAGAGCTGATGAGCTGATGGAGTTCTATAAA TCAGATTTGAAGCTGAAGAAGTTCTTGCACATAATAGAAAAATCACCTGTATTTCCCGTTTTGTTTGATCGCAACAG AACTGTTTTGTCTTTACCACCAATTATCAATGGTGCACATTCGGCTATTACTTTGAAGACAAAGAATGTGTTTATTGAATGCACTGCAACTGATCTGACAAAGGCAAATATTGTATTGAATACTatg GTGACTATATTTTCAGCGCTGTgcaaaaagaagtttgaaatCGAGCCAGTTGAAGTGGTATATTCTGATGGGAAGTCAAGTATTTATCCGGAGCTATCTCTCTACAATATGGAAGTTTCTCTGTCTTATATCACTAATTGCATTGGAGTCTCATTGGAGGCAGAAGAG GTTACCAGTTTGTTAAATAGGATGCAATTACACGCTAAGCAGTCAATGTCTGGTGACAAGTCTAGTATAACTATATCAGTGCCCCCAACAAGGAGTGATGTGCTTCACGCATGTGATGTCATGGAG GATGTTGCTATTGCTTATGGGTTCAATAACATCCCAAAAAGTAAACCTGCATCTTTGCAGCCTCTACCACTAAATGAGTTCAGTGACCTTATCAGAGCAGAG ATTGCAATGACTGGGTTCACGGAGGTACTTACGTGGATCCTATGTTCTTATAAAGAGAACTTTTCCATGTTAAAGCGTGAAGATGATAAATCTACCGCTGTTATCATCGGAAATCCCCGTTCAACTGATTTTGAG GTTGTACGAACCAGTCTTATGCCTGGTCTTTTGAAAACTGTTGGACATAATAAAGATCATCCAAAGCCCATAAAG ATATTTGAAGTAGGTGATGTATCATTACTGGATAATGCAAAAGATGTTGGCGCAAGAAATCATCGTCATCTTGCTGCTCTATATTGCAGTGCCAATTCTGGGTTTGAG TTGATCCATGGTTTGGTCGACAGAATTATGGAAGTCATAGGGGCTCCTTTTGTTTCAGTTGGCGTTGAAACTGGGTATTACATAAAATGTTCAGAT AATCCAGAGTTTCTTACTGGTAGACAAGCTCACNTCATCGTCATCTTGCTGCTCTATATTGCAGTGCCAATTCTGGGTTTGAG GACTTTACAANTTCATCCCGAG GTTTTGAATAACTTTGACATTCCTGATCCATGTTCCTTTGTCGAACTTAGCATCGAGAGCTTTCTATAG
- the LOC111792129 gene encoding uncharacterized protein LOC111792129, with the protein MAFVSTFISGELSLLTVRASATPSSVKHPYQFPPSNLHFARTVTFASTSNQATASQRQPRGIMKPKRISPEMQALVGVPEISRTQALKVIWAHIKEHNLQKPSDKKVIICDEKLKNIFGGKDEVGFLEIAGLISPHFLK; encoded by the exons ATGGCTTTCGTCTCCACCTTCATCTCCGGCGAACTGTCGCTCCTCACAGTCAGAGCCTCCGCCACCCCCTCCTCCGTCAAGCATCCCTATCAATTCCCTCCGTCTAATTTGCACTTCGCCCGCACTGTTACCTTCGCTTCTACCTCCAACCAGGCCACTGCCTCCCAACGCCAGCCCCGAGGTATCATGAAGCCCAAGCGGATTTCTCCGGAGATGCAGGCGCTTGTCGGTGTTCCCGAGATTTCCCGTACCCAAGCCCTTAAGGTCATTTGGGCTCACATTAAAGAGCATAATCTTCAG AAACCGAGCGACAAAAAAGTCATAATCTGCGACGAGAAGCTGAAGAACATATTCGGAGGGAAAGATGAAGTTGGGTTTCTGGAGATTGCAGGATTGATAAGTCCCCACTTTCTAAAATGA
- the LOC111792246 gene encoding probable protein phosphatase 2C 63 gives MLLRSCYRPLERCFGRWAGDGLLWHSDLKPHASGDYSIAVVQANSCLEDQSQVFTSPSATYVGVYDGHGGPEASRFVNKHLVPYMHKFALEQGGLSEDVIKKAFNATEEEFLRLVKRALPAKPQIASVGSCCLVGAISNKKLYIANLGDSRAVLGRRVSENQRTPVVAERLSTDHNVGVDEIREEVVALHPDDAHIVVYTRGVWRIKGIIQVSRSIGDVYLKKPEFNRDPIFQQFGNPVPLKRPVMTAEPSILTRELKPQDLFLIFASDGLWEQLTDEAAVEIVVKNPRAGIAKRLVNAALHEAARKREMRYAEIKKLEKGIRRHFHDDITVIVVYLDHNKGSRTSRAKNVVTGYTNAPVDIFSVNSNYEGEEKLHTML, from the exons ATGTTGCTAAGATCGTGCTATCGGCCGCTTGAGCGGTGTTTTGGGCGGTGGGCTGGCGATGGGCTGCTCTGGCACTCGGATTTGAAGCCTCATGCCTCTGGTGATTACTCGATCGCTGTTGTTCAGGCTAACTCTTGTCTTGAAGATCAGAGTCAGGTTTTCACGTCCCCTTCTGCTACTTATGTTGGTGTTTATGATGGCCATGGCGGCCCTGAGGCTTCTCGCTTCGTTAATAAGCATCTTGTTCCTTATATGCACA AGTTTGCTTTAGAACAAGGTGGGCTATCAGAGGATGTTATTAAGAAAGCATTCAATGCTACTGAAGAGGAGTTTTTGCGTTTGGTGAAGAGGGCTTTGCCTGCTAAGCCACAAATTGCATCTGTTGGATCATGTTGTCTTGTAGGTGCAATTTCTAATAAGAAGTTATACATTGCAAATCTTGGAGATTCGAGAGCTGTTCTTGGCCGTAGAGTTTCTGAGAATCAAAGAACACCCGTCGTTGCAGAACGATTGTCGACCGATCACAACGTCGGCGTCGATGAAATTAGGGAAGAGGTTGTTGCACTTCATCCCGACGACGCTCATATCGTTGTCTATACTCGTGGAGTTTGGAGGATAAAGGGCATAATTCAG GTTTCAAGATCAATAGGTGACGTCTATTTAAAGAAACCCGAGTTCAACCGGGATCCAATATTCCAACAATTTGGGAATCCTGTTCCATTGAAGCGACCGGTAATGACAGCCGAACCATCGATCCTAACACGCGAGCTCAAACCACAAGACTTATTCCTGATCTTTGCATCAGATGGCCTCTGGGAACAGCTGACTGATGAGGCTGCTGTGGAGATAGTTGTCAAGAACCCAAGAGCT GGAATTGCAAAGAGATTAGTGAATGCTGCCTTACACGAGGCGGCGAGGAAACGGGAGATGAGATATGCTGAGATAAAGAAGCTCGAAAAGGGTATTCGACGTCATTTCCACGACGACATCACGGTCATCGTCGTTTATCTCGACCATAACAAAGGCTCACGTACGAGCCGAGCAAAGAACGTCGTTACCGGGTACACTAACGCACCTGTCGACATTTTCTCGGTTAATTCAAACTATGAGGGTGAGGAAAAACTTCACACAATGTtgtga
- the LOC111792297 gene encoding probable E3 ubiquitin-protein ligase RHY1A: MTSASELFHSRRYRLGRTDADLGLDSEPPDRHLQYQRRHHGHNGNHRRVLNACGAFRRSSLQERRQSPRFLNPLAVDRSPAQSESGISVGSRNNINANIQNSLRPGLSGDSRLPGSVLLARERLFERLRGASSPTIRNGLVEALDWSPEISASRSQMISLEDADRLRLVPAVSKRPPGLSQEAINCLQLERFIDIEHIIDDDLTMIRTSNDCSICLDSFIDGDKLIHLPCKHKFHHACLEQWIRTCGECPYCRQRIVVN, encoded by the exons ATGACGAGCGCTTCGGAGTTGTTTCACAGTCGGAGGTATAGATTGGGTCGCACAGATGCGGATTTAGGGCTTGATTCTGAGCCTCCCGATCGGCATCTTCAGTATCAACGCCGCCATCATGGTCATAATGGCAATCACCGCCGCGTTTTGAACGCATGTGGTGCTTTCCGCCGGTCCTCGCTGCAAGAACGCCGTCAATCTCCCCGGTTTTTGAATCCT CTTGCTGTCGATCGATCGCCTGCTCAATCTGAATCGGGTATAAGCGTTGGTTCTAGAAATAATATCAATGCAAATATTCAGAATAGCTTGAGGCCTGGGTTAAGTGGGGATTCCAGATTGCCAGGCTCTGTTTTACTTGCAAGAGAAAGGCTTTTCGAGAGATTGAGAGGCGCCTCTTCACCAACGATCAG AAATGGTCTTGTTGAAGCATTGGATTGGAGTCCAGAAATTTCAGCAAGTCGATCGCAGATGATATCCCTCGAGGATGCTGACAGGTTGCGGTTGGTTCCTGCAGTCAGCAAGAGGCCCCCTGGTCTCTCACAGGAGGCAATCAACTGCTTACAACTGGAGCGTTTTATCGACATAGAGCATATCATTGACGATGACTTGACGATGATAAGAACATCAAACGATTGTAGCATATGTCTAGACAGTTTCATAGATGGAGACAAGCTCATTCATTTGCCCTGTAAGCACAAATTTCACCATGCTTGCTTGGAACAATGGATTCGAACTTGTGGTGAATGTCCATATTGTCGACAACGTATCGTTGTTAACTAA